The Dermacentor variabilis isolate Ectoservices chromosome 4, ASM5094787v1, whole genome shotgun sequence genome contains the following window.
tctgcttcacctccgccgcgggtcggcccggtatttcactagtTCAGAGATCGGCCCACGCGTGCCCGTCCACGCGGTAAGCCGGTCAGGgtaccaacccccccccccccctctcccatgaacggcccggtatttcactatctcagGGATCGGCGCACACGTTCCTGTCACCTATACGGACATAAGCCGGCCATGGTGCCCCATATGGGAACCCATGCGGAGGTTGCATACAGgggctagaggtaaacagcttcgctgtaaaaattcgtGACGTCCCAACGACGTCAGCTTTGCTGCGGTTTGGGCGCGATGGAGACACAAGAACAGAAGtttctccttcatttttttttcacttcatttgTTCCTAGTGCTCCATATGTTTCCGACGCAGAAGTGAAGTTATGAAACAAAAAAATTTCATGTCGGTACGATTTAGTGCGGGTGTCCTTCTAACCAATGAGCGCATCCCTCTTGACGCAAATGGTAACGTGTGCCTCTGTGTTGTGACAAACCGAACGTCGATGTTGAATAAGCGATGAAGGAACATTTCTTTTGTTGcgtatgtttttatttcaaaaaAGCACGCCTGTAAGCAATCTTCTGAGACGTTTGTTCCTCTCTGCTAGGTGAGATATACCATGCACGAAATATGGATTTCGGACTATTTCTTGGGCAAGTACCTTATTTTTGGACAGAAAAATGTTCGCATGGGATGCTCTTAAGCTCTTCACGTCAGTTACTCTCAAGAGAAGTAAATGTTCTCGCCCTTGCTTTTGCAGATGGGACTCACAAAACCACACGTGGGCCATGACGGAAGTGTTGAGGCCGACGGTCATTAAGCTAGATTTCCAGAGGTCTCAAAAGACGGTGTTCAAAGCCGTCAGCTTCGCGGGATACTTGGGTATCTTGACCGGCGTGAAGCAGGTACAGAGCTTGCAGCTGCCTTGCCACTGCAATTTACAAGCCGAATAACTTAAATGTTACTTTTTTTTCGCTTGCCATGATTCACCATTAGCGTTACGTTTTATTTATTGCAACAAACATTACTCTAAGTGTAACTTATCCGACTTTTACTGACGCTTACGGCGTCCACGAGTTAAATACTATAGCCTACATGTCCTCTTATTGCACGTTTGCAGGGGGCGTTTTCGATGACAGTCAACGAACGGTTCCAGTTGAATGGGGGATTTATTGGTGAGTTTCGCTTACTGCCGCAATATATGTCAGAGCTAGCTTCCTATACTCTGAAAGCTGTTGCTTCGTTTTGAGCCTGACGTGAATGGTAAGGCTGCCGTGAACATTGTCGCTCAATGATTTGTTTATGCGGTTACGTGAGGATACTTCTTGCGCCAAAATAATCTGTGCAAAAGTCTGATCCTAAGAACGTGTAAGAAATTGTGAGAGTTCTAAAGAGCTTGCCGGTCCACCATTCAAAGATCTCGAGCTCTCCTACCACGAACGCGGCTTTTACGAAGTGGCGTTTTATGTATACATGGATCGCGAAACATCATTTTCTCAAATTGACTGAATCAGTGAGCCCCGGCTTACCAGTCTAGCGCCGTTAGTCTAGGTGCACAGTTGGACGACTGTTTATCCCCAATCTATACGTATACCATAGCGGGTGTAGGCGGATTGCGTAGGTGACGTGCAGCTGACAACCATGGCGCGTACATATAGCGTATAAGAAAGCGCGTGTGGGCGTGCTTTGCAGGATTGCTGGAATGGGTCCTCGGTGACCATAGTCAGCATTGGGTAGGCTTCCTCACCAGACAGCTGATGGAGAACGAGACCAGCTACGACACGGCCAAGACGATGCTTTCCACTTCCAAGCTGATTGCCCCCGTCTACTTCATTCTAGGAGGCACCAGACCGGGTGAGGTAAGTGGACCATGGTCGAACGCCCTGGTGCGTTTCGAATGTGCCTGTTGACAGGCTCCGAGTGGAGTGCGCGGCAGCGCTGTTCCGCATCTTTATAGATGACCACTGAAGCGTacagatctgaaaaaaaaagtgagttcCTACTGTCAGACGCCCATAGGTCAGCCCtattttcttttaattcatttttcacattttgccccgcATTAACGAATGTCAGGGGCCATTGACAAGCGAACCCACTGTAATGTGCACATTGCACGCAACGCTGCATTGGACAAAAGTATCTGTTTCTTCTGTCTCATTGTTTTGACAAAAGTGATCTTGGCAGTTATGATTGCAACTGAAGTGCATATGGCTCCCCCAGTGGCAATGAAGCTTCGGCACCACTATACATGCATGCTGCAGCTATCCGTCGCTTTGGGACGTTGCAGACACCGAGAAAGCCTAATCAGGAGAGGCCTGAGCTCCAGGAATTTTGGGCTTCTGCTGATTTGTTCCGGGGCCCATTGCGCAAATCCCCTAGCTTTTCTTGTGGCTCACCAACTTCGCTGAATAAACGCAATGGATTTAAAACTGCGCCCATTTTTTAAACGTAGCCGCTGAGGCCGTGACCTGTCGCGCTTCATTCCTCGCTTAATAACAGAATAAAAACTACTTTGGACAACGAAGAGCAACATTACACACGTAATTTTTGAACTTTTATACGAACATGTGAGGCTTAAGGCTTGCAAGACGCGCTCGCGACAGTCCATGGCCTTCAgtgcggcggcgcgcgccatACCACCCGACCATGCAACTCCGTAGACAGCACAAAACTTGCATTCCCTGACTGTGAAGCCATCTAGGAGGCCGGCgttactataaaaaaaaaaaaaaaagctttcgaaaAGGGCGATCGCGCTGGCTGGCTGCGTCGAACGCCTGCCGTCTCCCTTTGAAATGTGTAAGTTGTCGATATACCCTCGATCGTGTCGTCACATCCCAGAGCGCACAAGCCGTTACTAtccttcgcaaaaaaaaaaaagaaagaaaaaggaaacaggacTGGTCGCCTTTCGGGCAAGTGTCTGTGCTCATGCGCGCGCACATTCCGGACAGGGTGCCATCATCACGCGGGACAGGAACAGCGACCAAGCGGACGTGTACACGCTGTCGGACGCAGCGGACAAGTGGTTCGTCCTGCAGACCAACTACGACCACTGGGAGCAACCGCCGTCGTACGACGACCGGCGCGCACCCGGGATGCACTGCATGAGGAACCTGACGCAACAGGTATGTGGCGGGCATGCGTATACGACGCACGCACGGTGTCTGGGGGGCATCCGGCGGACAGGCCGTGAGCAGAacgtgctggaaaaaaaaaaagagaaggaatgaAGACATTCTGTGGCAACTGTATTTATTCTGTATAGTAGTATAATGGTGCCCTGCGACGCTCGAAAAATATATAACGTATACCACGTCGGAAGCCCGCCCACCCCTTTACGCACCACCTGAACCACCTAGCTTTTCTCGATGCTACACGTGTATGTTATATCCGATGCTACACACAAGCGTGTACGTACACAATGACAGGAGGTGTTCAGCAGAGAAGAGCCTCTCGGAACAGTTCTCCGGCTCCAAAGTGAATCTGGCGAGAACCGCGGGTGAATCGTGACTCACACGTTGGGAGACTGCTTtagaaaaattaaattctgaggttttaagTCTCTGAAACGCgataagattatgaggcacgccatagtgggggacactggactaattttgaccacctggggttctttaattaacgtgcacccaatgtacggtacacgggatttttctgcatttcgcccctgtcgacATGCGGCCTCTGTGTTGCTTTAGAAAGTGCgctctggttttgtctcctgggTAGCTACACGTGAGTAGCTATGCATGCGTAAAACGAGACTTGGGTGTATTTGTGTGGAATGACTTGATCATGACATCTAACGTGGGCGTCGCTAAGTGGCCATATCCACAGCAGCGCTCACTTACATGATAGCGCTCAGAATAATTCCTGTTCTTTTTCGCAGAGCCTTGGCTTCAGTGGCCTCTACGACGTCTTGGGCACAAAGCCCGTTATCAACATGGTAAGAACGCCGCTTTCGCACGCGTCCTGTGTTGGAATGCAAAATTACCGAAAATTTTgagtgacagaaaaagaaaaccgctaTTTCTTCCGCTTTCTTTTTCCAGGAAATTTCAGAGAATTTGAGAAAAATATAAACTCCAGTAAAAATAACTTATATTTATTATTCCAGGAATAAAAATGATTATCCTTAAATACATGCGATAATTACGCAGAGGACGTGAAGATAATTAATGGAACGAACGCCTTGTTCTCTTCTACGAACGATTGATAATATCATAAGTGGGGGAAAAAAACTTCACTCGGTGCTCGAGTCACTCTCGCTGGACACACTCGCATTAGAATCGATCGCAGCTGCTACCGCATTCAAACATGCTTGCACGTAGACGAGTTCTAGAACGCGTTTGCTTTTGACTCTGTTTCGGAGCTTGGTCTGAGCGTTTCCAAAGGAAGACCAGTTTCA
Protein-coding sequences here:
- the LOC142579214 gene encoding acid ceramidase-like, yielding MAPLRLVVFLAVLGLASANDAGRARKRNIKCERGLEPLNSSVVPSFVINLDLPPRERWVEVAKAKEAEVYKMHEALKNLTVDILGERVLKLIDSVMPRLLSTLPWQFTEEMKSLSEITGLPLGEVVLYNVFYEFFTVCTSIVAQDANGEIYHARNMDFGLFLGWDSQNHTWAMTEVLRPTVIKLDFQRSQKTVFKAVSFAGYLGILTGVKQGAFSMTVNERFQLNGGFIGLLEWVLGDHSQHWVGFLTRQLMENETSYDTAKTMLSTSKLIAPVYFILGGTRPGEGAIITRDRNSDQADVYTLSDAADKWFVLQTNYDHWEQPPSYDDRRAPGMHCMRNLTQQSLGFSGLYDVLGTKPVINMLTVYAALMRPSTGELDAYLQSCKPPCPPW